The segment GCGCCAGTTGACCCGGCCCGAGGAGGTCACCCCGGAGCTCCGCAAGGAGCTCGCCGGCTGCTGGGAGGAGGTGGTCAACTCCGGCGGCGCCGTCATCGCCGCCGGGTTCCCGCTGCCTCCCGTGGACCGCTCCCACGTCGCCCCCGTGGTCGACGGGCTCGTCCGCGCCCTCGACCCCGCTCTCGCCAGGATGCTCGTCGCGGTCTCCGGCGGAGCGCTCGCCGGCTGGCTGGTCGTCCGCCGCGAACGCCACCCGCTCATCGCCCACCGGGGCACCGTCAACCACGTCCAGACCCTCCCCCGGCTGCGCGGGCAGGGGATCGCCACCGCCCTGATGCACCGGGTCGCGGAGGTCGCCCGCGCCGAAATGGGCCTGGAACGCCTGGAGATCGCCGTCCGGGGCGGCCTCGGGCTGGAGGGGTTCTACCGGGGGCTGGGCTGGGCGGAGGTGGGCCGCTGGCCGGGCGCGCTGCGGGTCGCGCCCGGCGACGACCGGGACGAGATCCTGATGACCCTCGTCCTCTGACAAAAAAGCCCAGCGGGGGTTACGGTCTTATGACCGTTTGCCGACACCGGTACGCATTCCTCGGCGGAGAGGAACAGCTGGGATGAGCAACGACCCCATGAACGGCGGCCCTTCGCACAGCGGCTCCTTGTCCCCTCCCTTGTACCTGGAACCGAGGCTCGCACCGCGCACGGCGGCCCTGCTGGAGTCGCCGGCGTTCCTGCACGGCCTCGTCGACGCCCTCGGATCGCCCCTCAACGTGATCCTGCCCGACCAGATCGCCGACAACGTCCGGGGCTTTCACGAGGTGTTCGCCCGCCACCGGCTCAGCGGGCGGATCTTCTTCGCGCACAAGGCTAACCGCTCCAGCGCCCTCGTCCGCCGGCTGACCACCACCGGCGCGGCCCTCGACGCCGCCTCCCTCGGGGAGTTGCGGCACGCCCTGGGCTCCGGGTTCGCCGGAGCCGAGGTCATGGCCACCGGCCCCAAGGACCCCGACTTCCTCTGGCTCGCCGCCCGCAGCGGGACCCTGGTCAACGCCGACGGCGCGGACGAGCTGGAGCGGGCGGCGGCCCTGGTGCGGGCACACGGGCTGCCCCGCCTGCGCGTGCTGGTACGGCTGTCCGGGTTCGAGGCGCCCGGGGCCCGGCGGCTCTCGCGCCGCAGCCGCTTCGGCACCCCCGTGAAGTCCCTGCACCGGCTGCTCGACGTCCTCGACCGCCACCGCGGCGAGCTGGAGCCCGTCGGGGTCGGCTACCACCTCGACACCACCAGCGTGGAGGAGAAGGCCGCGGCGCTGGAGGGCTGCCTGCACGCCATGGAGGAGTTGCGCCTCCGCCGCTTCCAGCCGCGGGCCATCGACGTCGGCGGCGGCTTCGGCGTCGGCTACCTGGCCCACGCCGCCCAGTGGGAGCGCTACACCACCGAGCTGACCCGCGCCGTGCTGGGCGCCCGTCCGCCCCTGACCTGGGGCGGGCACGGCTACGGCCTGCGCGCCGAGAACGGCACCCTCCGCGGCGCCCTCGGCCTCTACCCGGCCCATCGCACCACCGCGGGCCCCGGCTACCTCGACGAACTCCTCTCCCTCCCGGCCCCGGGCCTGGGCCGCCCCCTGGGCACCCTGCTCCTGGAGGGCCTTTACGAGCTCTACGCAGAACCGGGCCGCGCCCTGGCCGACCAGTGCGGGCTCACCCTGGGCAGGGTCCTGGAGGTGCGGTCCTCCGGCGGCGGGGAGAGCCTGGTCCGGCTGGCGATGAACGCCGGCGACGTCAGCCTGGAGGACCACGGCGTCCTCGTGGACCCGGTGCTCCTGCCCCGCGCGCCCTCCCCGCCCGGCGGTCCGGTCCCGGTCGCGGTGCACCTCATGGGCAACCTCTGCCTGGAGTCGGACCTGATCACCCGCCGGACCGTGTTCCTGCCCCGGCAGCCGCACCCCGGCGACCTCCTCGCCTTCGCCAACACCGCCGGGTACTGCATGGACTTCGGCGCGACCCGCGCCCAGGGGCAGGCCCTCGCGCGCAAGGTCGCCGTCCACCGGGAGGGGGCGGACGGCGACTGGCAGTGGTGCCTGGACGAGCAGTACTGGCCTTTCACACGTACGGGGGAAGCGCAGGGATGAGGTACGACAGCATCACCGAAGCCATCGGCGGGACACCGCTGGTCCGCATCGACCCGGCCGTACACGGCCTGCGCCACATCGACCTCTACGCCAAGCTGGAGATGCTCAACCCCTTCGGCTCGCTCAAGGACCGGGCCGCCTGGAACATGACCCGTGACGAGCTCGCCGGCGCCGCGGAGCGCGGCGAGACGGTCGTGGAACTGTCCAGCGGGAACACCGCCAAGGCCCTGGCCCTGATCGCCGGACTGCACGGGCTGGCGTTCAAGAGCGTCACCAACCGGATGCGGATCCCCGAGGTCAAGGACCTGCTCCTGCTGCTCGGCGCCGAGATCGAGGAGCTGCCCGGGCGCAGCGAATGCCTCGACCCGACCGACGAGGACGATCCGCTGACCCTCTTCCACCGGCAGCTGAACCTCCCTGGCAGCGCGCACCTGCACACCGACCAGTACTTCAACGTCCTCAACACCGAGGCCCACGCCTCCGGGACCGGCCCGGAGATCATCGCCGATCTGGACGGCCGGGCCCCCGACTGGTTCGTGGCCTGCGTGGGCACGGCCGGTTCCTCCACCGGGGTGGCGCGGGCGCTGCGCGCTCACGATCCGGCGGTGCGCGTCGTGGGCCTGGTCGGGGAGAAGTCGGACTTCATCCCGGGCATCCGCACCATCGACGAGGTGCAGGAGGTCGGGATCTTCGACCCGGCGACGTACGACACCCTGGAGCCGGTGGGCTCCGACGAGGCCATCGAGGGGATGCTGACGCTGCTGCGCCGCTGCGGGCTGCTCTCCGGGCCGACCGGCGGGGCCGCGTACTTCGGCGCGGTCCGCCATCTGCGGGAGGTGGACGCCGGGCTGACGGAGCGCAGGACGGCGGTGTTCATCGTCTGCGACCGGGTGGAGAGCTACGTCGGCTATGTACGGCGGCGCCGCCCGGACCTGATGGGGCTGCCTCCCGTGCGGAACTCGGTGGCCACGCTGACCGAGGCGGAGGTGGCCTCGGCCGCCGTGATCGGGGTGGACGAGGCCCGCAAGTGGATCGCGGAGCGCCAGCCGCTGGTCGTGGACCTGCGCGGGCCCTTCGCGTACGCCGCGCTGCACATCGAGGGGTCGGTGAACATCGTGGACGGGCTCTTCGAGGAACTCCTGCGGGGCGGGCTGCCGTTCGGCCGGAGCCGGCCGGTCCTGCTGGCCTGCCCGGTGGGTGAGAAGTCGGCCCGGTACGCGGCCCTGCTGACCCGGATGGGACATCCCGACGTCCGCAGCCTGGCCGGCGGGATCATCGCCTGGCGGGACGCCGGCGCTCCCCTGGTGCGTGACTGACGTGGCCGCCCCCGCCGCCGAGCTGGCGGCCCTCGCCGACTGGCAGCGGCCGCTGCGCGCCCAGTTCCCGATCCTCGCGGGGCAACCGGACCTGGTCTACCTGGACAGCGCCGCGACCTCCCAGAAGCCCCAGCCCGTCCTGGACGCCGTGCAGAGGTACCTGACCACCTCCAACGCCAACGCGGCACGCGGCTCCTACCCGTGGGCCAACACCACGACGGCGCTGGTGGAGGGCGCCCGGGAGCGGGTCAAGCGCTTCCTGGGCGATCCGGATCCGCAGCGTTCCTCGGTCCACTTCACCAGCGGGACCACGGAGGGGCTGAGGGTCGTCGCCCGGGACTGGCTGCCGTCCCTGCTCGTCGACGGGGACGAGATCGTCGTCCCGTTCGCCGACCACCAGGCGAACCTGTCGCCCTGGCTGGAGGCCCGGGACCTGCTGGCCCGCCAGGGGGTGCGGGTCCGGGTCCGGGAGCTGCCGTACCAGGCGGCTTCCGGGGACTACGACCCTCGGGCGCTGGCGGCGGTCACCGGGCCCCGGACCCGTTTCGTGGCCGTCACCCACGTCCACCACGTCTACGGCGCCGACATGAACGTGCACCGGATCCGGCAGGTGGTCGGGCCGCAGGTGCCGATCTGTCTGGACGCGGCGCAGAGCATCGGGCACCTGCCGGTCTCGGTGGCCGGTCTGGACGTGGACTTCGTGGTGTTCTCCGGGCACAAGGCGATGGCCCTGCCGGGGACGGGGGCGGTCTGGGCCCGGGGACTGCGCGGCCCGCGGCTGAGGCCCGGCGGCTGGAGCGGGACCCCCAACACGGCCGGGATCGCGAGCCTGACCGCTGCCCTGGACTGGCTGGACGCCGCCGGTCTCGGGCGGATCGAGCGCTGGACGGTCGCCCTGACGGCGCTGCTGACCGACGGGCTGGCCCGGATGGACGCCTACGAGGTGCTCGGCTGCCGGACCAGTCTGGCGGCGGGGTCCCGGGTCCAGCGGCGCCGCAGCCTGGTCACCTTCCGGCACCGGGGGATCGACTCCCGCGACCTCGGGTTCATCCTCTTCAGCCGCGGGTTCATGGTGCGCACCGACGGCCACTGCCAGGCGGGGCGGGGCGCGGAGGAGGGCTCCGTGCGCGTCAGCCTGCACGTGCACAACACCCCCGGGGAGGTGGAGGAGCTCCTCGCCACCCTCGCCAGTCTGCAATGATTTCCATGAGCGGATCGGCTTCGGTGGCGGAGGCAGTGCGAACGGCATGGGCGCGGGCATGGGTGCGGGCACGGATGCGGGCACGGGCGGCGTGAGTACGGGGACGGCGGCGCGCTGGGTGGAGCGCTGGGAGCGCCAGCAGCAGCGGTACGCGGTGGACCGCGAGGAGAGGTTCGCGGTCATCGCCGACCTGGTCGAGCACGTGGCGGGCGGCCGGCCCGCGCCGCTGGTGCTCGACCTGGGCAGCGGGCCCGGCTGCCTGGCCGCCCGGCTGGCCGCCCGGCTGCCGGGCGCGGAGGTGCTGGCGGTCGACGCGGACCCGCTGCTGCTGGAACTCGGCAGCGCCCATTACGGCCGCTCCCTGCGCTACGTCAACACGCTGATCGGCGAGCCGGGCTGGGTGGGCCGGCTGGGCCTGGACCGCCCCGCGGACGCGGTGGTGTCGACGACCGCCCTGCACTACCTCGGCGAGCGGACCCTGCGTCAGGTGTACGGGGAACTCGCCGGGCTGCTGCGGCCCGGCGGGATCCTGGTCAACGGCGACCACATCAGCCCGGACTCGGTCCGGATGTCCGAACTCGCGCGGGACGTCGGGCGCCGCCACGCCGAACGCAACGCGGCCTGCGGCCACGAGGAGGACTGGGAGTCCTGGTGGGCGGGCGCGGCCGGCGATCCGGAGCTGGCCCCGCTGCTCCACCGCGGGGGCGAGGGCGGCCGGGCCCCGTGCGAGGGCAACGACCTCACCGTCTCCGGCCATGTCGCGCTGCTGCGCGAGGCGGGGTTCGCGGACGTGGGGGTCGTCTGGCAGGTCGGCCCGAGCCATGTGCTGGCCGCCGTCCGCTGACCGGCGGCGAGCCGGCCGGCCGGCGCGGGGTCAGACGCGGCTGCACACGTGGATCGACATGGTGCCGTTGCGGGGCAGGTGCCGGATGCGCAGTTCCTTGCCGTTGTAGGCGGCCTCCAGCTGTCCGGTCCTGTCGTTGGCGCCCAGGGGGTACCAAGGCAGCATGGCCGAACCGGGGCCGTCCATCCCGTCGGGGACCGGCTGGGCGAAGGACACGTCGGTGCCCTCGCCGTCCCCCTTGGGGCCGGCGACGACCTGGATCTCCAGGCGGCCGGCCTGGTGGCTCCAGCGGCCGTTCCAGGTGGCCTTGGTGTCACCGGTCCAGACGATGGTCCAGGTGCCGTCCGCCCCGATGGTGGCCCTGCCGTCGCTCTTGCGGCCGCCGTCCGTGCCGGGGAGGGTCGAGCGGATCGCCCAGGTGCCCGTGACGAACGCGGCGAACGCCCGGCCCGCGACCCCGGTGGCGGCCGGGGAGGCGGAGACGGAGGGGGACGGGGAGACCGGAGCCGGGGCTGAGGGCGACGCCGGGGCCGAGGGAGTTCCCGGCGGCGAGGACGACGGGGCCGGGCTCTGCGCGGCCGGCTTCTCCTTGCCGGTGCAGGCCGCGAGCAGGGCGGACCCCGCTCCCACCGCCAGGTAGCGCAGCGCGTTGCGCCGGCCGATGATCTTCGCCGCCGTGCGGATGTCTCTCACCGTCATCGGGTCCCCCGTGGTCCGTCTTCCGATCTTGTGGATCTTGGAACGGAGTCTAAGGGGCGCCGGGAGGTGCTACGGAAGGCGCCATTCGACGGGCTGGGCGCCGGCGCCGACGAGCAGGTCGTTGGCCCGGCTGAAGGGGCGGGAGCCGAAGAAGCCCCGGTCCGCCGACATGGGCGAGGGGTGCGCCGATTCGATCGCCGGGAGGCTGCCGAGCAGCGGCCGGCAGTTGCGGGCGTCGCGGCCCCAGAGGATGGACACCAGCGGCTTGCCGCGGGCGGCCAGCGCCCGGATGGCCTGCTCGGTGACCTCCTCCCAGCCCTTGCCCCGGTGCGAGCCGGGCTTGCGCGGCGCGGTGGTCAGGGCCCTGTTGAGCAGCAGCACGCCCTGCCTCGTCCACGGCGTCAGGTCACCGTTGGAGGGCCTGGGCAGCCCCAGGTCGGTGTGCATCTCCCGGAAGATGTTCTCCAGGCTGCCCGGCACCGGGCTGACCTCGGGGGCGACCGCGAAGCTCAGGCCGATGGCGTGCCCCGGCGTCGGATAGGGGTCCTGTCCGACGATCAGGACGCGGACGTCGTCGAAGGGCTGCTGGAACGCGCGCAGGACGTTCGCCCCGGACGGCAGGTAGGTCCGGCCGGCCGCTATCTCGGTGCGGAGGAAGTTCCCCATGCCGGCGATGCGGTCCGCGACGGGTTCCAGGGCCTTCGCCCAGCCCGCCTCGACAAGTTCGTTCAAGGGTCGTGGTGCCACGCTGCGTCACTCTACTGGGTCACACTGACAGACCGTTACCGGCACGTTCCGTCGACTGGTGCTCGCCGTCCGTCAGTTGATCCGGCGGAACGGTGTATCACCTTCAACGGATAAAAGAGGACAGATGCCACCTGGACGGGCCCTGCCCGAACACCTGGTTCCGATAAGCCAGTAGCATGCGGCGCCATGAGCTCCCCCACTGGGCCCGCCAACGGCCTGCCCGTACGAATGCCGCGACCCCGCCAGACCGGACGGCACCGCCGGCCCGAGCCCGCGGTGGCGCCCGAGGGCGCGCCCGCGCTGGTGCTCGCCGTGCCCGGTGTCCCCTCGGCCGCCTCCCGGGGGCTCGCCGAGGAGATCATCAGCATCGGCCGCTCCGAGCTGCCCGGCCTGGAGGCCCGGATCGGTTACCTGGAGGGCGAGGACGGCGAGGGGAGCGAGTTCCCGTCGCTGTCCGGTGTGCTGACCGCCGTGGCCGACGAGCGGAACGTGCGCGCGGAGTTCGCCCGCGCCGCCGGTCACGAGGTGCCCGCGCCGACCGGTCCGGACGCCGTGGTCGTGCCGCTGCTGGCCGGCCCGGACGCCGACCTGCTGCGCCGGGTGCGCCAGGCGCTGATGGACTCCTCGGCCGCCGCCGAGCTGGCCGACGTCCTCGGCCCCCACCCGCTGCTGGCCGAGGGTCTGCACGTGCGCCTCTCGGAGGCCGGCCTGGCCCGCGCCGACCGGGCCCGGCTGTTCACCGTGGCCACCGCCGCCGACGGCATCATCCTGGCCACCACCGGCGGCGAGGAGGCGGTCCAGGCCGCCGGGATCACCGGCATGCTGCTGGCCGCCCGCCTCGCGGTGCCCGTGATGGCCGCCGCCCTGGACCAGGAGGGCTCGGTGGCCGCCGTCGCCGCCGAGCTGCGCGGCGCGGGTGCGGTCCAGCTGGCGCTGGCGCCCTACCTGATCGGCCCGGAGGCGGCCGAGGGGCTGCTGGACACGGCCTGCAAGGAGGCCGACTGCGCCACCGCCGAGGTGCTCGGCGCCTACCCGGCGCTCGGCAAGCTGGCCGTCGCCCAGTACAGCGCGGCCCTGGGCCTCCAGCTGGGCGCACCGGCCCAGTAGGACGCACGGGAAGGGCCCGCCCGGGACGGTTCCCGGGCGGGCCCTCTCCCCTTTTCGGGCCCCGGTCCGCCGCCGGGAGCGCCGCCGCCGGCTCCGGGCGGGCGTCAGCCGAAGACCACGCAGGAGGCCGCGGGGACGGGCAGGGAGCCGGTGCGGACCGGGTGGCCCGTGCGGGGGTCCACGTCGAACCAGGTGACGTCCCCGGAGCGTTCGTTGGCCGCGTAGAGGCGGCGGCCCGAGGGGTCCGCCGTGAGGTCGCGCGGCCAGTGGCCCCCGCAGCCGACGGCGCTCGCGGGCCTCGGGCTCTCGGGGCCGGCGGCGAGCGAGAACGTGACCAGGGTGTCGGTGCCGCGCACCGCCGCCCAGAGGAAGCGGCCGTCGGGCGAGGCGGTGATCGCCGAAGGGTAGGCCCGTACGCCCTCCTGGGCGCCCGCGGCGGCGACGGGGACCTCCCGGAACGGTCCGAGCCGCCCCGCGTCCGCGTTCCAGCGGCAGACGGTCAGCAGCGGCTCCAGCTCGTGCAGTACGTAGACCAGCTCGCCGGCCGGGTGGAAGGCGAGGTGGCGCGGGCCGCTCCCGGGGCGCAGGGCGGCCTGCGCGTGGACGCGGAGTCCGCCGGTGGCCGGGTCGGGCGCGCAGACCCGTACCGCGTCGGTGCCGAGGTCCACGCCGAGGACCCAGCGGCCGGTGGGGTCGGGCAGGACCTGGTGGGCGTGCGGGCCCGCCTGGCGGTCGGGGTCGGGGCCGGAGCCCTCGTACTCCAGGACGGCGGGGGGTCCCGTGGGGCTGCCGTCGGCGGCGAGCGGCAGGCTGCTGACGCTGCCGGAGGTGTAGTTGGCGGTCAGCAGCCGCCGCCCGGCCAGGGCGAGGTGGGTGGGGCCCGAGCCGCCGACCGGGGCGGGGGCGCCGAGCGGCGCGAGCCCTGCGGCGGTGGGGCGGAAGGCGCCCGCCGCACCCCGCTCGGTCTCGCTGACCGCGTAGAGCACGCCGGCGGCCGGGTCGAGCACGAGGTACGAGGGGTCCGGCAGGGAGCCTTCCGCCGAGAGCGGGGTCAGCGCTCCGGTGGCCGGATCCACGGCCGCGGTGAGGACACCGCGGCCGCCCCCCGAGGTGAACGAGCCGATGTAGGCCCGGTGTCCGCCGCCGTGGTCCGTGCTGCGCACGCCGTCCACCGGTGCCCCTCTCCGCCGTCCCGGATCCATTCCGAGCCGACCGTAACAGAAGGTCTAGACCAAGTCCCGTCCCCAGGCCCGTTCCTGCGCGCCGTCGTGGTGGACGTAGGCGGTCGCGCTCGGCCGGTCCTCATAAGTCCGGTGGAAGACGGGGGTGGCGGCGCCGGAGATCGGCGGGACGATCCAGGACCAGTCGGCCCCCACCTCACGGCCCTTGCGCTCCTCGCGCTCCAGGTGCGAGAGGAACCGCCGGGACTCGGTGTGGTGGTCGGCGATGGTGACCCCGGCCCGGTCGAAGGAGTCCAGCACGGCCCGGTTGAGCTCGACCAGGGCACGGTCCTTCCACAGCGAGCGGTCGCTGGAGACGTCGAGGCCGAGCCGGCGGGCGACGGCCGGGAGGAGGTTGTAGCGGTCGGTGTCGGCGAGGTTGCGGGCGCCGATCTCGGTGCCCATGTACCAGCCGTTGAACGGGGCGGCCGGGTAGTGGATGCCGCCGATCTCCAGGCACATGTTCGAGATGGCCGGTACCGCGTGCCAGCGCAGTCCCCAGTCCGACCAGTCGTCCTGCCCGTCGGGGTGGCGGATCGGCACTTCCAGCACGGCGTCGGCGGGGGTGTCGAACCAGCGGGGCTTGTCGTCGACGCCCTGGACCACCAGCGGGAGGAGGTCGAACGGGGTTCCCGCGCCGCCTGCCCAGCCGAGCCTCAGCAGGGCTTCGGTGAGGGGTCTGTTGCGGGCGTCCCCGACGGTTATCGACGGGTGGTCCCCGTAGCCGGCGTAACGCACCAGCTGCTCGCTCCAGATGAGCGGGCCGGGCCGGTCAGGGGCGTCCGGGGCGAAGACGGTGATCGTGGGCCGGACCCGGCCGCCGTTGGTGGCCTCGCGCAGGTGCTCGAAGCACTCGGCGGCGATGTCCTCGGCGGCGGTCAGCCCGCGGCGGTCGCGGACCCGCAGCGAGTTCCAGTAGAGCCGGCCTATGCAGCGGTTGCTGTTGCGCCAGGCGACCCGGGCCCCGTGGACCAGTTCCTCGGGAGTGTGGCGGTAGGTGCCGGTGTCCGCGAGCTCGGCCCGGACGGCGGCCAGCCGGGCGCGCGGATCACCGGTGTGCGGATTCTCCCGGTGGAAGAGCCGGATGAACTCCTCGGCTTCCTCCCACACCTGAGCGTCGCTCGAGTGCTTCTGCAGAATTTCCATTCCGGGCGGTTACCCCCTGTCCGGACAGATCCACCCTGCGCATGCCGGATGAATGTGCAATGAACAACCACCCGTTGTACATGCCGCAGGTCAGCGCCGGGCTCCCGGAGCCGACGGAACACTCCTCCGAGTGATCTTCGAGCGTTGGCCTGCGGTTGGGGTGCGTGCACGCGTACCATCCCCGGCATTCCGGGAGTTGGGCCGTCAGGCCCCGACCGTACTCCGGTCCGCCCGCGTGCGGGGGCGGTTCGCCGTCAGGCGGTGACGACCAGGGGGGCGCGGGGGTCGGTGCGCAGCGGGGTGGCCAGGGCGGCCAGGGCCGTCTCCAGGCCGTGCAGGTGCGCCAGGGCCGGTTCGGCCCCGGCGGGGCCGGCCGGGGTGGCGGGGGCGCCGGCAGCCGCCGGGGCGTCCGGGGCGGTGAGCGCCTCCACCGCGGCCTCGACCCGCCAGCAGGCGGCGGCGAGCCGGGCGTCGTGGGAGGCCTGGGGGTCGGCGGCGACGGCGACGAGCCCGCGCACCTCGCGGGCGCAGTCGTCGAGCAGGCCCAGGACCTGGCGCGCACGGGCCTTGCGGGCGCGCAGCGGGCTGAGCGGGTGGACCAGGGGCGCGAGCGCCATCCGGACCCGGGCCAGGAGCAGTTCCAGTTCGGCGGCGTGCGGGGCCGGGTCGGCGTCGGGGTCGCCGGCGAGGCGGTCGAGGGAGGCCGCGGTGGAAGCCCGTACGCAGTGCAGGGCGCGCTGGATCCAGGCGTCGTTGGCGGCGTGCGTGGTGACCGGCAGGATCAGGGTGACGCCGAGGGCCGCGCCGAGCGCCCCGGCGGCGGTCTCCTCGAAGCGCAGGAGCAGCAGCCCGGGGTGGAGCACGCCGAGGAGCCCGTAGAGCAGCCCGGCCATGACGGTGACGAAGAACATCATCCAGGAGTAGGAGGGGGCGGCCGTGTAGAAGATGCCGAAGACGCAGACGGCGACCAGGGCGGCGGTGGGCGCGGGGGCGCCGTGCAGCGGTACGGCGATCAGCAGGCCGGCGGCGATGCCGGTGACGGTGCCCAGGACCCGGCGGAAGCCGCGGACCAGGGTCTCGCCCCGCGAGGCGGTGTTGACGAAGATCCACCAGGCGGTGCCGACGGCCCAGTACCAGCGGTCCTGGGACAGCACCTGGCCGACGGCGAGGGCGAAGGCGCAGGCGGCGGTGGCCTGGAAGGCCTGGCGGGTGGTGGGCCGGGCGAGGCCGGTGCCCGGCAGCGGCGGCGGGGCGGCGGCCGGGGGCGTCCGGCGCTCCAGGGGCCACAGCACGAACCGCACGGCCCCGGCCGACACGAGGGCCAGGGCGACGGCCGCGAACAGCTCGGGCAGCTGCGCGGGCCGGGCGTGCAGGAACTGGGTGACGAAGAACATCATGAAGGCGAAGATGCCGAGGGCGTGCCCGCGCGGCCCCCAGCGGCGGGCGTAGACCCCGGCG is part of the Streptomyces katrae genome and harbors:
- a CDS encoding pyridoxal-phosphate dependent enzyme; the encoded protein is MRYDSITEAIGGTPLVRIDPAVHGLRHIDLYAKLEMLNPFGSLKDRAAWNMTRDELAGAAERGETVVELSSGNTAKALALIAGLHGLAFKSVTNRMRIPEVKDLLLLLGAEIEELPGRSECLDPTDEDDPLTLFHRQLNLPGSAHLHTDQYFNVLNTEAHASGTGPEIIADLDGRAPDWFVACVGTAGSSTGVARALRAHDPAVRVVGLVGEKSDFIPGIRTIDEVQEVGIFDPATYDTLEPVGSDEAIEGMLTLLRRCGLLSGPTGGAAYFGAVRHLREVDAGLTERRTAVFIVCDRVESYVGYVRRRRPDLMGLPPVRNSVATLTEAEVASAAVIGVDEARKWIAERQPLVVDLRGPFAYAALHIEGSVNIVDGLFEELLRGGLPFGRSRPVLLACPVGEKSARYAALLTRMGHPDVRSLAGGIIAWRDAGAPLVRD
- a CDS encoding aminotransferase class V-fold PLP-dependent enzyme — translated: MTDVAAPAAELAALADWQRPLRAQFPILAGQPDLVYLDSAATSQKPQPVLDAVQRYLTTSNANAARGSYPWANTTTALVEGARERVKRFLGDPDPQRSSVHFTSGTTEGLRVVARDWLPSLLVDGDEIVVPFADHQANLSPWLEARDLLARQGVRVRVRELPYQAASGDYDPRALAAVTGPRTRFVAVTHVHHVYGADMNVHRIRQVVGPQVPICLDAAQSIGHLPVSVAGLDVDFVVFSGHKAMALPGTGAVWARGLRGPRLRPGGWSGTPNTAGIASLTAALDWLDAAGLGRIERWTVALTALLTDGLARMDAYEVLGCRTSLAAGSRVQRRRSLVTFRHRGIDSRDLGFILFSRGFMVRTDGHCQAGRGAEEGSVRVSLHVHNTPGEVEELLATLASLQ
- a CDS encoding class I SAM-dependent methyltransferase produces the protein MGAGTDAGTGGVSTGTAARWVERWERQQQRYAVDREERFAVIADLVEHVAGGRPAPLVLDLGSGPGCLAARLAARLPGAEVLAVDADPLLLELGSAHYGRSLRYVNTLIGEPGWVGRLGLDRPADAVVSTTALHYLGERTLRQVYGELAGLLRPGGILVNGDHISPDSVRMSELARDVGRRHAERNAACGHEEDWESWWAGAAGDPELAPLLHRGGEGGRAPCEGNDLTVSGHVALLREAGFADVGVVWQVGPSHVLAAVR
- a CDS encoding sirohydrochlorin chelatase; its protein translation is MSSPTGPANGLPVRMPRPRQTGRHRRPEPAVAPEGAPALVLAVPGVPSAASRGLAEEIISIGRSELPGLEARIGYLEGEDGEGSEFPSLSGVLTAVADERNVRAEFARAAGHEVPAPTGPDAVVVPLLAGPDADLLRRVRQALMDSSAAAELADVLGPHPLLAEGLHVRLSEAGLARADRARLFTVATAADGIILATTGGEEAVQAAGITGMLLAARLAVPVMAAALDQEGSVAAVAAELRGAGAVQLALAPYLIGPEAAEGLLDTACKEADCATAEVLGAYPALGKLAVAQYSAALGLQLGAPAQ
- a CDS encoding nitric oxide synthase oxygenase; translated protein: MEILQKHSSDAQVWEEAEEFIRLFHRENPHTGDPRARLAAVRAELADTGTYRHTPEELVHGARVAWRNSNRCIGRLYWNSLRVRDRRGLTAAEDIAAECFEHLREATNGGRVRPTITVFAPDAPDRPGPLIWSEQLVRYAGYGDHPSITVGDARNRPLTEALLRLGWAGGAGTPFDLLPLVVQGVDDKPRWFDTPADAVLEVPIRHPDGQDDWSDWGLRWHAVPAISNMCLEIGGIHYPAAPFNGWYMGTEIGARNLADTDRYNLLPAVARRLGLDVSSDRSLWKDRALVELNRAVLDSFDRAGVTIADHHTESRRFLSHLEREERKGREVGADWSWIVPPISGAATPVFHRTYEDRPSATAYVHHDGAQERAWGRDLV
- a CDS encoding FUSC family protein yields the protein MKRMFTAPDPGRARLRNSTRAVIGTGLAVAVAELAGLSLTASITGGLAALLALFTVLDADVRAQRVTTALLPVAGFPVLVLATSLHGMAPVRDAAWLAVVFAGVYARRWGPRGHALGIFAFMMFFVTQFLHARPAQLPELFAAVALALVSAGAVRFVLWPLERRTPPAAAPPPLPGTGLARPTTRQAFQATAACAFALAVGQVLSQDRWYWAVGTAWWIFVNTASRGETLVRGFRRVLGTVTGIAAGLLIAVPLHGAPAPTAALVAVCVFGIFYTAAPSYSWMMFFVTVMAGLLYGLLGVLHPGLLLLRFEETAAGALGAALGVTLILPVTTHAANDAWIQRALHCVRASTAASLDRLAGDPDADPAPHAAELELLLARVRMALAPLVHPLSPLRARKARARQVLGLLDDCAREVRGLVAVAADPQASHDARLAAACWRVEAAVEALTAPDAPAAAGAPATPAGPAGAEPALAHLHGLETALAALATPLRTDPRAPLVVTA
- a CDS encoding lactonase family protein translates to MDPGRRRGAPVDGVRSTDHGGGHRAYIGSFTSGGGRGVLTAAVDPATGALTPLSAEGSLPDPSYLVLDPAAGVLYAVSETERGAAGAFRPTAAGLAPLGAPAPVGGSGPTHLALAGRRLLTANYTSGSVSSLPLAADGSPTGPPAVLEYEGSGPDPDRQAGPHAHQVLPDPTGRWVLGVDLGTDAVRVCAPDPATGGLRVHAQAALRPGSGPRHLAFHPAGELVYVLHELEPLLTVCRWNADAGRLGPFREVPVAAAGAQEGVRAYPSAITASPDGRFLWAAVRGTDTLVTFSLAAGPESPRPASAVGCGGHWPRDLTADPSGRRLYAANERSGDVTWFDVDPRTGHPVRTGSLPVPAASCVVFG
- a CDS encoding GNAT family N-acetyltransferase, encoding MHAYTPLELRQLTRPEEVTPELRKELAGCWEEVVNSGGAVIAAGFPLPPVDRSHVAPVVDGLVRALDPALARMLVAVSGGALAGWLVVRRERHPLIAHRGTVNHVQTLPRLRGQGIATALMHRVAEVARAEMGLERLEIAVRGGLGLEGFYRGLGWAEVGRWPGALRVAPGDDRDEILMTLVL
- a CDS encoding uracil-DNA glycosylase, producing the protein MAPRPLNELVEAGWAKALEPVADRIAGMGNFLRTEIAAGRTYLPSGANVLRAFQQPFDDVRVLIVGQDPYPTPGHAIGLSFAVAPEVSPVPGSLENIFREMHTDLGLPRPSNGDLTPWTRQGVLLLNRALTTAPRKPGSHRGKGWEEVTEQAIRALAARGKPLVSILWGRDARNCRPLLGSLPAIESAHPSPMSADRGFFGSRPFSRANDLLVGAGAQPVEWRLP
- a CDS encoding Y4yA family PLP-dependent enzyme, which produces MSNDPMNGGPSHSGSLSPPLYLEPRLAPRTAALLESPAFLHGLVDALGSPLNVILPDQIADNVRGFHEVFARHRLSGRIFFAHKANRSSALVRRLTTTGAALDAASLGELRHALGSGFAGAEVMATGPKDPDFLWLAARSGTLVNADGADELERAAALVRAHGLPRLRVLVRLSGFEAPGARRLSRRSRFGTPVKSLHRLLDVLDRHRGELEPVGVGYHLDTTSVEEKAAALEGCLHAMEELRLRRFQPRAIDVGGGFGVGYLAHAAQWERYTTELTRAVLGARPPLTWGGHGYGLRAENGTLRGALGLYPAHRTTAGPGYLDELLSLPAPGLGRPLGTLLLEGLYELYAEPGRALADQCGLTLGRVLEVRSSGGGESLVRLAMNAGDVSLEDHGVLVDPVLLPRAPSPPGGPVPVAVHLMGNLCLESDLITRRTVFLPRQPHPGDLLAFANTAGYCMDFGATRAQGQALARKVAVHREGADGDWQWCLDEQYWPFTRTGEAQG